In the genome of Drosophila pseudoobscura strain MV-25-SWS-2005 chromosome 3, UCI_Dpse_MV25, whole genome shotgun sequence, one region contains:
- the Sod2 gene encoding superoxide dismutase [Mn], mitochondrial isoform X2, whose translation MSSAIDIDFINSVIDTGPREIKQTTVMFTARKLSQAARISVRGKHSLPKLAYDYAALEPIICREIMELHHQKHHQTYVNNLNAAEEQLAEASSKNNTSKIIQLAPALRFNGGGHINHSIFWQNLSPKKSTPSDDLKKAIESQWKSFDEFKKELSALTVAVQGSGWGWLGYNKKSGKLQLAALPNQDPLEASTGLVPLFGIDVWEHAYYLQYKNVRPSYVEAIWDIANWDDISCRFQEAKKLTT comes from the exons ATGAGCAGCGCTATCGATATCGATTTTATCAACAGTGTTATCGATACTGGACCAAGAGAAAT TAAGCAAACCACAGTCATGTTTACAGCTCGCAAACTCTCCCAGGCAGCGCG CATTTCAGTGCGCGGCAAGCATTCGCTGCCCAAGCTGGCGTACGACTATGCCGCATTGGAGCCCATTATCTGCCGCGAGATCATGGAGCTGCACCACCAGAAGCACCACCAGACCTACGTCAACAACCTGAACGCGGCCGAGGAGCAGCTGGCGGAAGCCTCGTCCAAGAACAACACCTCGAAGATCATTCAGCTGGCCCCGGCCCTGCGCTTCAACGGCGGCGGTCACATCAACCACAGCATCTTCTGGCAGAATCTCTCGCCCAAAAAGTCCACACCCAGCGACGACCTCAAGAAGGCCATCGAGTCGCAGTGGAAGAGCTTCGACGAATTCAAGAAGGAGCTCAGCGCCCTCACAGTTGCCGTTCAGGGTTCTGGATGGGGCTGGCTGGGCTATAACAAGAAGTCGGGCAAGCTGCAGCTGGCTGCCTTGCCCAACCAGGATCCTCTCGAGGCCAGTACCGGCCTGGTGCCCCTCTTCGGCATCGATGTGTGGGAGCACGCCTACTACTTGCAGTACAAGAACGTGCGTCCCTCGTATGTGGAGGCCATCTGGGACATCGCCAACTGGGACGACATCTCGTGCCGCTTCCAGGAGGCCAAGAAGCTGACTACCTAG
- the Sod2 gene encoding superoxide dismutase [Mn], mitochondrial isoform X1 yields the protein MSSAIDIDFINSVIDTGPREIKQTTVMFTARKLSQAARSISVRGKHSLPKLAYDYAALEPIICREIMELHHQKHHQTYVNNLNAAEEQLAEASSKNNTSKIIQLAPALRFNGGGHINHSIFWQNLSPKKSTPSDDLKKAIESQWKSFDEFKKELSALTVAVQGSGWGWLGYNKKSGKLQLAALPNQDPLEASTGLVPLFGIDVWEHAYYLQYKNVRPSYVEAIWDIANWDDISCRFQEAKKLTT from the exons ATGAGCAGCGCTATCGATATCGATTTTATCAACAGTGTTATCGATACTGGACCAAGAGAAAT TAAGCAAACCACAGTCATGTTTACAGCTCGCAAACTCTCCCAGGCAGCGCG CAGCATTTCAGTGCGCGGCAAGCATTCGCTGCCCAAGCTGGCGTACGACTATGCCGCATTGGAGCCCATTATCTGCCGCGAGATCATGGAGCTGCACCACCAGAAGCACCACCAGACCTACGTCAACAACCTGAACGCGGCCGAGGAGCAGCTGGCGGAAGCCTCGTCCAAGAACAACACCTCGAAGATCATTCAGCTGGCCCCGGCCCTGCGCTTCAACGGCGGCGGTCACATCAACCACAGCATCTTCTGGCAGAATCTCTCGCCCAAAAAGTCCACACCCAGCGACGACCTCAAGAAGGCCATCGAGTCGCAGTGGAAGAGCTTCGACGAATTCAAGAAGGAGCTCAGCGCCCTCACAGTTGCCGTTCAGGGTTCTGGATGGGGCTGGCTGGGCTATAACAAGAAGTCGGGCAAGCTGCAGCTGGCTGCCTTGCCCAACCAGGATCCTCTCGAGGCCAGTACCGGCCTGGTGCCCCTCTTCGGCATCGATGTGTGGGAGCACGCCTACTACTTGCAGTACAAGAACGTGCGTCCCTCGTATGTGGAGGCCATCTGGGACATCGCCAACTGGGACGACATCTCGTGCCGCTTCCAGGAGGCCAAGAAGCTGACTACCTAG
- the resilin gene encoding pro-resilin isoform X2: protein MFKLLGLTLLCTAVLARPEPPVNSYLPPSDSYGAPGQSGPGAQGGGPGGRPTDSYGPPGLGQGQGQGQGQAQGGFGGKPSDSYGAPGVGGNGNGGGRPSSSYGAPGNANGGGRPSSSYGAPGQGQGQGGRPSDSYGAPGASGNGNGNGGGRPSSSYGAPGQGQGGRPSDSYGAPGASGNGNGNGGGRPSSSYGAPGQGQGGRPSDSYGAPGASGNGNGNGGSRPSSNYGAPGQGQGGRPSDSYGAPGASGNGNGNGGGRPSSSYGAPGAGSGGRPSDSYGPPASGAGAGGGSGGPGGSGADYDNDIVEYEADQQGYRPQIRYEGEANDGGASGPGGQNLGADGYSSGRPGGNGNGGRPGGQELGQNGYSGGRPGGQDLGQNGYSGGRPGGQDLGRDGYSGGRPGGQDLGQNGYSGGRPGGQDLGASGYSGGRPGGQDLGQNGYSGGRPGGQDLGAGGYSGGRPGGQDLGQNGYSSGRPGGNGGNAGSDGGRVIIAGRVTGPDGSDQGQGFSGGRPGGNSNGGRQIGGQDLGRDGYSGGRPGGQDLGAGGYSGGRPGGQDLGQNGYSSGKPQGQGQGQGRNGFGPGGQNGDNDGSGYRY from the exons ATGTTCAAGTTACTCGGCCTCACGCTGCTCTGCACGGCGGTTCTGGCGCGTCCCGAGCCTCCAGTCAACTCCTACCTCCCGCCGTCCGATAGCTATGGTGCACCGGGGCAGAGCGGCCCAGGAGCACAGGGTGGAGGCCCAGGTGGTCGTCCAACGGATTCTTACGGTCCTCCTGGActaggacaaggacaaggacaaggacagggACAAGCCCAAGGCGGTTTTGGTGGCAAGCCCTCAGACTCTTACGGTGCCCCAGGCGTTGGTGGCAACGGAAACGGCGGCGGACGTCCCTCTAGCAGCTATGGTGCTCCTGGCAACGCCAACGGCGGCGGACGTCCCTCCAGCAGCTATGGCGCtccaggacaaggacaaggacaaggcgGTCGTCCTTCCGACTCTTACGGTGCTCCAGGAGCTtccggcaatggcaatggcaacggtgGTGGTCGTCCTTCCAGCAGTTATGGTGCTCCTGGCCAAGGACAAGGCGGTCGTCCTTCCGACTCTTATGGTGCTCCTGGAGCTtccggcaatggcaatggcaatggtgGTGGTCGTCCTTCCAGCAGTTATGGCGCTCCCGGCCAAGGACAAGGCGGTCGTCCTTCCGACTCTTATGGTGCTCCTGGAGCTtccggcaatggcaacggcaatggtGGTAGTCGTCCTTCCAGCAATTATGGCGCTCCCGGCCAAGGACAAGGAGGTCGTCCTTCCGACTCTTATGGTGCTCCTGGAGCTtccggcaatggcaacggcaacggtgGTGGTCGTCCTTCGAGTAGCTACGGTGCTCCAGGTGCAGGATCCGGCGGTCGTCCATCGGACTCCTACGGTCCCCCTGCTTCTGGCGCAGGAGCTGGCGGCGGATCCGGCGGTCCTGGAGGCAGTGGCGCCGACTACGACAACGAT ATCGTCGAGTACGAGGCGGACCAGCAAGGATATCGGCCACAGATCCGCTACGAGGGCGAGGCCAACGATGGGGGCGCCAGCGGTCCTGGTGGCCAGAATCTGGGCGCCGATGGCTACTCGAGCGGACGTCCTGGAGGCAATGGCAACGGTGGGCGCCCAGGAGGTCAGGAACTAGGACAGAACGGTTACTCTGGCGGACGCCCTGGTGGACAGGATCTAGGACAGAATGGTTACTCCGGCGGACGCCCTGGTGGACAGGATCTTGGTCGTGATGGCTATTCCGGTGGGCGCCCAGGAGGTCAGGATCTTGGACAGAATGGTTACTCCGGTGGACGTCCTGGCGGTCAAGACTTGGGCGCCAGTGGCTACTCTGGTGGGCGTCCTGGCGGCCAGGATTTAGGACAGAATGGTTATTCTGGTGGACGCCCAGGTGGTCAAGACTTGGGCGCCGGTGGCTACTCCGGTGGACGTCCTGGTGGCCAGGATCTGGGACAGAATGGTTACTCCAGCGGTCGACCCGGCGGCAACGGTGGAAATGCTGGCAGCGACGGCGGTCGGGTGATCATCGCTGGACGTGTCACCGGCCCGGATGGCAGCGATCAGGGACAAGGCTTCTCCGGCGGTCGTCCTGGAGGCAATAGCAACGGTGGACGCCAGATCGGTGGTCAGGATCTAGGTCGCGATGGCTATTCCGGTGGACGTCCTGGCGGTCAAGACTTGGGCGCAGGTGGCTACTCCGGTGGGCGTCCAGGTGGTCAAGATCTCGGCCAGAATGGTTACTCCAGCGGCAAGCCACAGGGTCAGGGTCAGGGTCAGGGCCGCAATGGCTTCGGTCCCGGCGGCCAGAACGGCGACAATGACGGCAGTGGCTACAGATACTAA
- the LOC4805675 gene encoding actin-like protein 53D, which produces MSDFCVPSRIQLDLTDKKAQKILQKYLKFPIEEAVPMAHKSVIIDNGSGVCKAGFCSDSKPKVVFPSVVGRPRHQNVLVDCRIQDAVGEAAINKRGMLALKYPIEHGVVTNWDDMEKIWKHTYDLLKVKPGDSPLLLTEAPLNPRANREKMAEIVFERFDVPALYVAIQAVLSLYATGRTTGLVLDSGDGVTHTVPIYEGYSVSHGCMRLDLAGRDLSEYLCKLLTERGRNMTTSAERDIVREIKEKHCYVSLDYDRELMEQSDRLQQNSCSSDEEVYQLPDGQRIKLGSERFRCPEALFQPKLLGLQMLGVHEATSKSILQCDIDLRRHLYDNIVLSGGTTMFPNMAERMHRELIQMSPPGTSIKIKACPHRQFAVWMGGSVLASLSTFQDMWINRSEYEEVGASIVHRKCF; this is translated from the exons ATGTCTGATTTCTGTGTTCCCTCTCGAATCCAGCTCGATCTGACCGACAAAAAAGCACAGAAAATTCTCCAAAAGTATCTAAAGTTTC CTATTGAAGAAGCAGTTCCGATGGCTCATAAGTCGGTCATCATCGACAATGGATCGGGTGTGTGCAAGGCGGGATTCTGCAGCGACAGCAAGCCAAAGGTGGTCTTCCCTTCGGTCGTCGGGCGGCCACGCCACCAGAATGTGTTGGTGGACTGCCGCATCCAGGACGCCGTTGGTGAGGCGGCGATCAACAAGCGGGGCATGCTAGCCCTGAAGTATCCCATTGAGCACGGCGTGGTCACCAATTGGGACGACATGGAGAAGATCTGGAAGCACACCTATGACCTGCTGAAGGTCAAGCCCGGGGATTCTCCCCTGCTACTCACAGAGGCCCCGCTCAACCCGCGGGCGAACCGCGAGAAGATGGCTGAGATCGTGTTCGAGAGGTTCGATGTGCCGGCCCTGTACGTGGCCATACAGGCGGTGCTTTCGCTCTACGCCACTGGACGCACCACTGGCCTGGTCCTGGACTCTGGCGACGGTGTCACCCACACGGTGCCTATCTACGAGGGGTACTCCGTATCGCATGGCTGCATGCGTCTGGATCTGGCTGGCCGGGATCTGAGCGAGTATCTGTGCAAGCTGCTGACGGAGCGTGGCCGCAATATGACCACCAGTGCCGAGCGGGACATTGTTCGCGAAATAAAGGAGAAGCACTGCTACGTTTCCCTGGACTACGATCGAGAATTGATGGAGCAATCCGACAGACTCCAGCAGAATTCGTGCAGTTCCGACGAAGAGGTCTACCAGCTGCCCGACGGCCAGAGGATTAAGCTCGGAAGCGAGCGCTTCCGCTGTCCGGAGGCTCTGTTCCAGCCCAAGCTGCTGGGGCTGCAGATGCTGGGTGTGCACGAGGCCACCAGCAAGTCGATCCTCCAGTGCGACATTGATCTACGGCGTCATCTATACGATAACATTGTGCTCTCTGGCGGCACCACCATGTTTCCCAATATGGCGGAGCGCATGCATCGGGAGCTAATCCAGATGTCGCCGCCCGGAACCAGCATCAAGATCAAGGCCTGTCCCCACCGACAGTTTGCCGTCTGGATGGGTGGCTCGGTGCTGGCCTCCCTCAGCACCTTCCAAGACATGTGGATCAACCGGTCGGAGTATGAGGAGGTGGGTGCCAGCATCGTGCATCGCAAGTGCTTCTAA
- the Vkor gene encoding vitamin K epoxide reductase complex subunit 1, with the protein MSQPEETTATGARLRWICICGLAISLYSLYVKMQLDQDEDYVAMCDLAEKVSCTAVFKSDYGRGFGLTQLLFGSTSNYYLNPPNGAIGSVFYVLLFASSFFELRWMCLLQLLVSILTLLLCFYLGFLLIFVLFDCCVVCLLIYVVHTLLFLEVHGRYKRLYLYQPKKMAIE; encoded by the exons ATGAGTCAGCCGGAGGAAACCACAGCCACTGGCGCCCGCCTCAGATGGATCTGCATCTGTGGCCTTGCCATCTCTTTGTACTCTCTGTACGTGAAGATGCAGCTGGACCAGGATGAAGACTACGTGGCCATGTGCGATCTGGCGGAGAAGGTTAGCTGCACAGCCGTCTTCAAGTCAGA CTATGGACGTGGCTTTGGTTTGACACAGCTGCTGTTTGGATCCACCTCCAACTACTACCTGAATCCCCCGAATGGAGCCATAGGTAGTGTCTTCTATGTGCTGCTCTTTGCAAGCT CCTTCTTCGAGCTGCGCTGGATGTGCCTGCTGCAGCTTTTGGTCTCCATTCTGACGCTGCTCCTGTGCTTCTACCTGGGTTTTCTCCTAATCTTCGTCCTGTTCGATTGTTGTGTGGTCTGCCTGCTCATCTATGTGGTCCACACGCTGCTCTTTCTGGAGGTCCATGGGCGCTACAAGCGCCTCTACCTGTACCAACCCAAAAAGATGGCCATCGAGTGA
- the resilin gene encoding pro-resilin isoform X1, with translation MFKLLGLTLLCTAVLARPEPPVNSYLPPSDSYGAPGQSGPGAQGGGPGGRPTDSYGPPGLGQGQGQGQGQAQGGFGGKPSDSYGAPGVGGNGNGGGRPSSSYGAPGNANGGGRPSSSYGAPGQGQGQGGRPSDSYGAPGASGNGNGNGGGRPSSSYGAPGQGQGGRPSDSYGAPGASGNGNGNGGGRPSSSYGAPGQGQGGRPSDSYGAPGASGNGNGNGGSRPSSNYGAPGQGQGGRPSDSYGAPGASGNGNGNGGGRPSSSYGAPGAGSGGRPSDSYGPPASGAGAGGGSGGPGGSGADYDNDEPAKYEFNYQVEDAPSGLSFGHSEMRDGDFTTGQYNVLLPDGRKQIVEYEADQQGYRPQIRYEGEANDGGASGPGGQNLGADGYSSGRPGGNGNGGRPGGQELGQNGYSGGRPGGQDLGQNGYSGGRPGGQDLGRDGYSGGRPGGQDLGQNGYSGGRPGGQDLGASGYSGGRPGGQDLGQNGYSGGRPGGQDLGAGGYSGGRPGGQDLGQNGYSSGRPGGNGGNAGSDGGRVIIAGRVTGPDGSDQGQGFSGGRPGGNSNGGRQIGGQDLGRDGYSGGRPGGQDLGAGGYSGGRPGGQDLGQNGYSSGKPQGQGQGQGRNGFGPGGQNGDNDGSGYRY, from the exons ATGTTCAAGTTACTCGGCCTCACGCTGCTCTGCACGGCGGTTCTGGCGCGTCCCGAGCCTCCAGTCAACTCCTACCTCCCGCCGTCCGATAGCTATGGTGCACCGGGGCAGAGCGGCCCAGGAGCACAGGGTGGAGGCCCAGGTGGTCGTCCAACGGATTCTTACGGTCCTCCTGGActaggacaaggacaaggacaaggacagggACAAGCCCAAGGCGGTTTTGGTGGCAAGCCCTCAGACTCTTACGGTGCCCCAGGCGTTGGTGGCAACGGAAACGGCGGCGGACGTCCCTCTAGCAGCTATGGTGCTCCTGGCAACGCCAACGGCGGCGGACGTCCCTCCAGCAGCTATGGCGCtccaggacaaggacaaggacaaggcgGTCGTCCTTCCGACTCTTACGGTGCTCCAGGAGCTtccggcaatggcaatggcaacggtgGTGGTCGTCCTTCCAGCAGTTATGGTGCTCCTGGCCAAGGACAAGGCGGTCGTCCTTCCGACTCTTATGGTGCTCCTGGAGCTtccggcaatggcaatggcaatggtgGTGGTCGTCCTTCCAGCAGTTATGGCGCTCCCGGCCAAGGACAAGGCGGTCGTCCTTCCGACTCTTATGGTGCTCCTGGAGCTtccggcaatggcaacggcaatggtGGTAGTCGTCCTTCCAGCAATTATGGCGCTCCCGGCCAAGGACAAGGAGGTCGTCCTTCCGACTCTTATGGTGCTCCTGGAGCTtccggcaatggcaacggcaacggtgGTGGTCGTCCTTCGAGTAGCTACGGTGCTCCAGGTGCAGGATCCGGCGGTCGTCCATCGGACTCCTACGGTCCCCCTGCTTCTGGCGCAGGAGCTGGCGGCGGATCCGGCGGTCCTGGAGGCAGTGGCGCCGACTACGACAACGAT GAGCCGGCTAAGTACGAGTTTAATTACCAGGTCGAGGACGCCCCCAGTGGGCTCTCGTTCGGGCATTCAGAGATGCGCGACGGTGACTTCACCACCGGCCAGTACAATGTCCTGTTGCCCGACGGAAGGAAGCAA ATCGTCGAGTACGAGGCGGACCAGCAAGGATATCGGCCACAGATCCGCTACGAGGGCGAGGCCAACGATGGGGGCGCCAGCGGTCCTGGTGGCCAGAATCTGGGCGCCGATGGCTACTCGAGCGGACGTCCTGGAGGCAATGGCAACGGTGGGCGCCCAGGAGGTCAGGAACTAGGACAGAACGGTTACTCTGGCGGACGCCCTGGTGGACAGGATCTAGGACAGAATGGTTACTCCGGCGGACGCCCTGGTGGACAGGATCTTGGTCGTGATGGCTATTCCGGTGGGCGCCCAGGAGGTCAGGATCTTGGACAGAATGGTTACTCCGGTGGACGTCCTGGCGGTCAAGACTTGGGCGCCAGTGGCTACTCTGGTGGGCGTCCTGGCGGCCAGGATTTAGGACAGAATGGTTATTCTGGTGGACGCCCAGGTGGTCAAGACTTGGGCGCCGGTGGCTACTCCGGTGGACGTCCTGGTGGCCAGGATCTGGGACAGAATGGTTACTCCAGCGGTCGACCCGGCGGCAACGGTGGAAATGCTGGCAGCGACGGCGGTCGGGTGATCATCGCTGGACGTGTCACCGGCCCGGATGGCAGCGATCAGGGACAAGGCTTCTCCGGCGGTCGTCCTGGAGGCAATAGCAACGGTGGACGCCAGATCGGTGGTCAGGATCTAGGTCGCGATGGCTATTCCGGTGGACGTCCTGGCGGTCAAGACTTGGGCGCAGGTGGCTACTCCGGTGGGCGTCCAGGTGGTCAAGATCTCGGCCAGAATGGTTACTCCAGCGGCAAGCCACAGGGTCAGGGTCAGGGTCAGGGCCGCAATGGCTTCGGTCCCGGCGGCCAGAACGGCGACAATGACGGCAGTGGCTACAGATACTAA